One Pseudodesulfovibrio cashew DNA window includes the following coding sequences:
- the pgsA gene encoding CDP-diacylglycerol--glycerol-3-phosphate 3-phosphatidyltransferase, whose amino-acid sequence MKKEVFNLPNTLTMMRVLAAPIVVFLLYLEMWFQFRLGSYAAFGIYFLACITDFFDGRIARQQNLITNLGKFLDPLADKLLISSVFIMLVRLGPEWRVPAWIVIIIVCRELAVTGMRAVAAEMGEVVAADKLGKAKTLAQSLAGGFLIFHYPILGFDPKPVGQGLLWLALALTVISGGNYLYDFYKKWIVTTD is encoded by the coding sequence ATGAAAAAAGAAGTATTCAATCTGCCCAATACACTAACCATGATGAGGGTCCTTGCGGCCCCCATCGTGGTCTTCCTGCTCTATCTGGAGATGTGGTTCCAATTCCGGCTCGGCTCCTACGCGGCCTTCGGCATCTATTTCCTGGCCTGTATCACGGATTTCTTTGACGGCCGTATCGCCCGGCAGCAGAACCTGATTACAAACCTGGGCAAGTTCTTGGATCCTCTGGCCGACAAGCTGCTCATCAGTTCTGTTTTCATCATGCTTGTCCGGCTCGGTCCTGAGTGGCGCGTTCCCGCATGGATCGTGATAATTATTGTATGCCGAGAGCTGGCTGTTACCGGCATGCGCGCCGTTGCGGCGGAGATGGGCGAAGTGGTGGCTGCCGACAAGCTCGGCAAGGCCAAGACCCTGGCTCAGAGTCTGGCCGGCGGATTTCTCATTTTCCACTATCCCATCCTGGGCTTCGATCCCAAGCCCGTGGGGCAGGGCCTGTTGTGGCTTGCCCTGGCCCTGACGGTGATTTCCGGCGGGAATTACCTGTACGATTTCTACAAGAAGTGGATCGTCACGACTGATTGA
- the trxB gene encoding thioredoxin-disulfide reductase — protein sequence MNSYDAVVIGGGPAGMTAALYLLRAGVKTAMIEKLSPGGQVLMTSEIENYPGFPGGLQGWELADKFSAQLDEYPLGRIYDEVRSIEVGESLHAISVGEEIVHAKTIILATGSRYRKLGVPGEERLLGRGVSYCALCDGNFFRDRDVAVIGGGNSALEEALYLARLVNKVYLIHRRDEFRGLVCYQDKCFNHDKIEIIRSTVVDEIQGAEDVESLALRNVATDETSTLKVDASFIFVGFEPIMDFVPEEIGKDRNGIITDVEMRTNVPGVFAAGDIRSKMCRQVASAVGDGATAATAAFTYLEQLDG from the coding sequence ATGAATTCGTATGACGCTGTAGTCATAGGGGGCGGCCCGGCAGGAATGACGGCTGCCCTTTATCTTTTGCGGGCTGGCGTGAAAACCGCCATGATCGAAAAGCTCTCCCCGGGCGGCCAGGTTTTGATGACCTCGGAGATCGAGAACTATCCCGGCTTCCCCGGCGGCCTTCAGGGCTGGGAACTGGCCGACAAGTTTTCCGCACAGTTGGATGAATATCCCCTGGGCCGTATTTACGATGAGGTCCGGAGCATTGAGGTCGGTGAATCCTTGCATGCCATATCGGTGGGCGAGGAGATCGTGCATGCCAAGACCATCATCCTGGCTACCGGCTCGCGCTACCGCAAGCTAGGCGTGCCGGGCGAGGAGCGGTTGCTGGGCCGGGGGGTTTCCTACTGCGCCCTGTGTGACGGCAACTTCTTCCGGGACCGGGACGTTGCCGTCATCGGTGGGGGTAACTCCGCACTGGAAGAGGCTCTGTACCTGGCGCGGCTAGTGAACAAAGTCTATCTTATCCACCGTCGCGACGAGTTCCGCGGTCTGGTCTGCTATCAGGACAAGTGCTTCAACCACGACAAGATCGAAATCATCCGTTCCACCGTGGTCGATGAGATTCAGGGCGCCGAGGACGTCGAGTCCCTGGCTCTGCGCAACGTGGCCACTGACGAGACCTCTACGCTCAAGGTGGACGCGTCGTTCATTTTTGTCGGTTTTGAGCCCATCATGGACTTTGTTCCGGAAGAAATCGGGAAGGACCGCAACGGCATCATCACTGACGTGGAGATGCGGACGAACGTCCCCGGCGTTTTCGCTGCGGGCGACATCCGGTCCAAGATGTGCCGCCAGGTGGCCAGCGCCGTGGGCGACGGAGCCACTGCCGCCACTGCCGCCTTCACCTATCTCGAACAGCTCGACGGTTAG
- the tsaD gene encoding tRNA (adenosine(37)-N6)-threonylcarbamoyltransferase complex transferase subunit TsaD: MLTLGIETSCDETAVALVRGGRLVGEKLATQIDVHALFGGVVPEIASREHLRVLPRLFRELLDETGVEPEEIDNVAVARGPGLLGSLLVGVSFAKGLCLASGASLIGVNHLWAHLLAPGLNGELVFPALGLLVSGGHTHTYLISSPTEFELLGRTLDDAAGEAFDKVAKALNFPYPGGRFIDELGSEAEPDTKLFPRAFIDNPSLDFSFSGLKTAVANHVNAHPELVFSEMADADAVKQLSGERREALARVCASFNWSVADTLRIKVERALRQAGEVRSLIVAGGVAANSMVREFMGRLADENGLRLTLPALSLCTDNGAMIAYAGSLLSEAGLHHDLALEAVPRGRVVPLDWTVGKS, translated from the coding sequence ATGCTCACCCTCGGCATTGAGACCTCCTGTGACGAAACCGCCGTGGCCCTGGTTCGGGGCGGACGGCTCGTGGGTGAGAAGCTGGCTACCCAGATTGACGTGCACGCGCTGTTCGGCGGTGTGGTGCCGGAGATCGCCTCGCGGGAGCATCTGCGGGTGCTGCCGAGACTGTTCCGCGAACTGCTGGACGAGACCGGTGTAGAACCTGAGGAGATCGACAATGTGGCCGTGGCCAGGGGGCCGGGGTTGCTCGGCAGTCTGCTTGTGGGAGTATCCTTTGCCAAGGGGCTTTGCCTTGCCTCCGGGGCCTCGCTCATCGGGGTCAATCATCTCTGGGCTCACTTGTTGGCTCCCGGACTGAACGGGGAACTTGTCTTCCCCGCGCTGGGGCTACTGGTCTCGGGCGGCCACACCCACACCTACCTGATATCCTCGCCGACAGAGTTCGAACTACTGGGGAGAACGCTGGACGACGCCGCAGGTGAAGCCTTTGACAAAGTGGCCAAGGCGTTGAATTTCCCGTATCCCGGTGGAAGGTTTATTGACGAGCTAGGCAGTGAGGCCGAGCCCGATACGAAGCTTTTTCCCCGCGCCTTCATCGACAACCCAAGTTTGGATTTCAGCTTCAGCGGACTTAAGACAGCCGTGGCAAACCATGTGAACGCTCATCCCGAACTGGTGTTTTCAGAGATGGCTGACGCTGATGCGGTGAAGCAGCTTTCCGGCGAGCGGCGGGAGGCGCTGGCCAGAGTCTGCGCCTCCTTCAACTGGAGTGTGGCCGATACCCTGCGGATCAAAGTGGAGCGCGCGTTGCGACAGGCGGGCGAGGTCCGCAGTCTGATCGTGGCGGGCGGTGTGGCCGCCAATTCCATGGTGCGCGAGTTCATGGGACGGCTGGCGGATGAGAATGGACTTCGATTGACCCTGCCGGCTCTCTCATTGTGCACCGATAACGGGGCCATGATCGCTTATGCCGGTTCTCTTTTATCCGAGGCGGGACTGCACCATGACCTGGCCCTTGAAGCCGTGCCCCGGGGGAGGGTTGTGCCCCTGGATTGGACGGTTGGCAAAAGCTGA
- the fusA gene encoding elongation factor G, whose amino-acid sequence MSKANAPSAKALGALRNIGIIAHIDAGKTTLTERILYYSGKIHRIGEVHEGTATMDYMPEEQERGITITSAVTSCQWDPCMINIIDTPGHVDFTIEVERSLRVLDGAVGVFCGVSGVEPQSETVWRQSEAYHVPKLAFVNKMDRLGANFEAVVDSIRTKLGANTVPIQYPDGEGDEFKGVFDLVEMRRLEFDQGSSGVKYAAHELSGEETARLESWREKLIEAAAEEDEEILDLYLAGDDVPTAKIREALRKGTLSQRMVPVLVGSALRNIGVQPVMAAICDYLPSPLEVPAATGIEPASGNRKSFAVSHKEPLSALVFKVAMDSGRKLAMMRIYSGKLSAGDTVYNVTQDKQERVARLFRLHAGRREKIETAFAGDMIGAAGMKFARTGDTLCHETDPILLEQIADYKPVISLAIEPRNSEEAEKLDEVLEKYLMEDPTLELRRDEDTDQIILSGMGELHLDVVLERLRREYNLEPRAGKPQVVYQETVASKGVGKGEFRRELGGEMHFGGVTLSVEPRERETGRKISLEVDFEAYPGPWLEAVEEGISDGLQSGVVRGYPVQDVRVRVTGLDRQDGESSPVGYRMAAAMALKDALRKADPRLMEPIMWVEIGVPEDFVGEVVGLLGSKGAKIENMLDRSGQKIVQGLAPLAGLFGFTTDLRSATQGRAAFVMKFNRFDVLE is encoded by the coding sequence GTGAGCAAGGCAAACGCTCCTTCCGCGAAGGCGCTTGGAGCCCTTCGCAATATCGGCATCATCGCGCATATTGATGCGGGAAAAACGACGCTGACCGAAAGGATTCTCTATTATTCAGGGAAGATACATCGTATCGGAGAGGTCCATGAGGGGACGGCCACCATGGACTACATGCCCGAGGAACAGGAGCGCGGCATCACCATCACTTCGGCGGTGACGTCCTGCCAGTGGGATCCGTGCATGATCAATATCATCGACACCCCAGGGCATGTGGACTTCACGATCGAGGTGGAGCGCTCACTGCGCGTACTTGACGGCGCAGTTGGCGTTTTCTGCGGCGTCTCCGGCGTTGAGCCGCAATCGGAAACGGTGTGGAGGCAGAGCGAAGCCTATCACGTTCCCAAGCTGGCGTTCGTCAACAAGATGGATCGGCTTGGGGCGAACTTTGAGGCGGTGGTGGATTCCATTCGCACCAAGCTTGGGGCCAACACTGTGCCCATTCAGTATCCCGACGGCGAGGGGGACGAATTCAAAGGCGTCTTTGACCTCGTCGAGATGCGGCGGCTGGAATTCGATCAGGGAAGCAGCGGCGTGAAGTATGCCGCCCATGAACTGAGCGGGGAAGAGACGGCCAGGCTGGAGTCGTGGCGCGAAAAGCTTATCGAGGCCGCAGCCGAGGAAGACGAGGAGATTCTTGATCTCTACCTGGCCGGAGATGATGTTCCCACCGCTAAGATTCGCGAGGCGCTGCGCAAGGGCACGCTGTCTCAGCGCATGGTGCCCGTCCTGGTCGGATCAGCGCTCAGGAATATCGGTGTGCAACCGGTTATGGCTGCCATCTGCGACTATTTGCCCAGCCCACTGGAAGTGCCTGCCGCTACGGGCATAGAACCCGCCAGCGGCAACCGCAAGTCTTTTGCGGTGTCTCACAAGGAGCCGCTGTCCGCGCTGGTGTTCAAGGTGGCCATGGATTCCGGTCGGAAGCTGGCCATGATGCGAATTTATTCGGGCAAGCTCTCTGCGGGCGACACGGTGTACAACGTCACGCAGGATAAACAGGAGCGGGTGGCCCGACTCTTCCGCCTGCATGCAGGACGCCGAGAAAAGATCGAGACTGCCTTTGCGGGTGACATGATCGGTGCCGCAGGCATGAAATTCGCCCGGACCGGCGACACACTCTGTCATGAGACGGATCCTATTTTATTGGAGCAGATTGCCGATTACAAGCCGGTCATCTCTCTGGCCATCGAGCCGAGGAACTCCGAGGAGGCCGAGAAGCTCGACGAGGTATTGGAAAAGTACCTGATGGAAGACCCGACCCTGGAACTTCGGAGGGACGAGGATACGGATCAGATCATCCTTTCCGGCATGGGCGAGCTTCATTTGGATGTGGTGCTCGAACGGCTTCGGCGCGAGTACAATCTGGAGCCTCGGGCAGGTAAGCCGCAAGTGGTGTACCAGGAGACAGTAGCCTCCAAGGGTGTGGGCAAAGGGGAGTTCCGGCGCGAACTCGGCGGCGAAATGCATTTTGGCGGTGTCACTCTTTCTGTGGAACCTAGGGAAAGGGAAACCGGTCGGAAAATATCTCTGGAAGTGGATTTTGAGGCCTACCCAGGACCGTGGCTTGAAGCCGTGGAGGAGGGCATCTCTGACGGCCTGCAAAGTGGCGTTGTGCGCGGCTACCCTGTGCAGGATGTCCGCGTCCGGGTCACCGGACTCGACCGCCAAGACGGCGAATCCAGCCCGGTGGGATACCGTATGGCTGCGGCCATGGCTCTCAAGGACGCATTGCGCAAGGCCGACCCCAGGCTCATGGAGCCCATTATGTGGGTGGAGATCGGCGTGCCCGAGGATTTCGTGGGCGAAGTCGTCGGTTTGCTTGGCTCCAAGGGAGCCAAAATCGAGAACATGCTCGACAGGTCCGGTCAGAAGATAGTTCAAGGGCTTGCACCGCTGGCCGGATTGTTCGGATTCACCACGGATCTGCGTTCCGCCACTCAGGGGAGGGCTGCCTTCGTCATGAAATTCAACAGGTTTGATGTGTTGGAGTAA
- a CDS encoding FtsB family cell division protein gives MRGKIVLVALLLLINLFLLFRLIWSDQGVFAYLELKSRYEVLQARIDAVDKQSLDLSREIRRLKSDKAYQEKVVRERMNFVKKDEILYIFPDDIAKSKEGGDERQN, from the coding sequence ATGCGAGGTAAAATAGTACTTGTCGCTCTGCTGCTCCTCATCAACCTGTTCCTGCTGTTTCGGTTGATATGGAGCGATCAGGGCGTTTTCGCATATCTGGAGCTCAAGAGCCGGTATGAAGTCCTCCAGGCCCGGATCGACGCGGTCGACAAGCAGAGCCTGGACCTGAGCCGGGAGATCCGTCGCCTTAAGTCGGACAAGGCCTATCAGGAGAAGGTCGTGCGCGAGCGGATGAATTTTGTGAAGAAGGACGAGATCCTGTATATATTCCCGGATGATATTGCCAAGAGCAAAGAGGGTGGCGATGAGCGACAAAATTGA
- the fbp gene encoding class 1 fructose-bisphosphatase: MPQQVTVTEHILLHQKMVPGATGQLTRLFNELVLSAKIISRAVNKAGLVDVLGFTGEVNVQGEEVKKLDEYANRILIHRLARSGVLCAMASEENADIIEVPETLPRGDYIIIFDPLDGSSNIDVNVNIGTIFSIFKRKSNPESPLMSGDVLQPGSEQVAAGYILYGSSTMLVFTTGDGVHGFTMDPSVGEFILSHPNIRIPEQGKIYSVNEGYERYWERDTKTALAYFKSPKNALNKPYSGRYIGSLVADFHRNLLYGGIFMYPADLRDPKKPAGKLRLTCECNPMAYIVEQAGGMATDGLTRILDIEPEHLHQRIPFFCGSLNDVQKVQEIFESESRRKKKK, from the coding sequence ATGCCACAACAGGTTACGGTTACCGAACATATTCTGCTGCACCAGAAGATGGTGCCCGGCGCTACCGGCCAATTGACCAGGCTCTTCAATGAGCTGGTCCTTTCGGCCAAGATTATTTCACGCGCCGTGAACAAGGCCGGCTTGGTGGACGTCCTCGGCTTCACTGGCGAGGTCAACGTCCAGGGAGAGGAGGTCAAGAAGCTCGACGAATACGCCAATCGCATCCTGATCCACCGCCTGGCCCGCTCCGGCGTGCTTTGCGCCATGGCCTCCGAGGAGAACGCTGACATCATCGAAGTGCCGGAAACTTTGCCCCGGGGCGATTACATCATTATTTTCGACCCGCTGGACGGTTCCTCCAATATCGACGTCAATGTCAACATCGGGACCATCTTTTCCATCTTCAAGCGCAAGTCCAACCCGGAGTCCCCGCTCATGTCCGGAGATGTCCTGCAACCGGGAAGCGAACAGGTTGCCGCGGGCTACATCCTCTACGGCTCCTCTACCATGCTCGTCTTCACCACAGGGGACGGCGTGCACGGGTTCACCATGGACCCGAGTGTGGGCGAGTTTATACTCTCCCATCCCAATATCCGTATCCCGGAGCAGGGTAAGATATACTCGGTGAACGAGGGCTACGAGCGATACTGGGAGAGGGACACCAAGACGGCCCTGGCCTACTTCAAGTCGCCCAAGAACGCCCTGAACAAGCCGTACAGCGGGCGCTACATCGGCTCTCTGGTGGCTGATTTTCATCGTAATCTTCTCTATGGCGGTATTTTTATGTACCCCGCCGACCTGCGCGACCCCAAGAAGCCCGCGGGCAAGCTCCGCCTTACCTGCGAGTGCAATCCCATGGCCTACATTGTCGAGCAGGCGGGCGGCATGGCCACCGATGGGCTTACCCGCATCTTGGATATCGAGCCTGAACACCTGCACCAGCGTATTCCCTTTTTCTGCGGTTCCCTGAACGACGTGCAGAAAGTGCAGGAGATATTCGAGTCCGAGTCCCGGAGAAAGAAGAAGAAATAA
- a CDS encoding tetratricopeptide repeat protein codes for MSDKIEWYQEVLSLEPGSRVFFPLAKLFVENGMPEDAVITLRKGLDRHPDYLEARMLLLELLTELGREDEVHDQLERIITPLQDYPAFWRGWARSLPEDQRDLAVFLMLVSSNLSGDTIKWTDVVFEGISTLAERLVGAPLPPPSQGRPSACFPNVEVVPNGAFRERETQLGRAAASLRTKTMADLLASQGDVDGALEIYRELMHSTVSDDRRAELSKRIAELEERDGVEPAPREDAFSAHAKNRLISTLETLASRFEARVQN; via the coding sequence ATGAGCGACAAAATTGAGTGGTATCAAGAAGTTCTCTCCCTGGAGCCCGGTTCCCGAGTCTTTTTCCCGTTGGCCAAACTTTTCGTCGAAAACGGCATGCCCGAGGATGCCGTCATTACCCTGCGCAAGGGACTCGACCGTCATCCCGATTATCTTGAAGCCCGCATGCTCCTGCTGGAGCTCCTGACCGAACTGGGCAGGGAAGACGAGGTTCACGATCAGCTTGAGCGCATTATCACGCCACTTCAGGATTACCCCGCATTCTGGCGTGGGTGGGCCAGGAGTCTGCCCGAGGATCAGAGAGATCTTGCGGTTTTCCTCATGCTTGTCTCCTCCAATCTCAGCGGGGACACCATCAAGTGGACCGACGTGGTTTTCGAAGGAATTTCCACCCTGGCCGAGAGGCTGGTGGGTGCGCCCTTGCCGCCGCCGTCCCAGGGACGGCCTTCAGCCTGTTTCCCCAATGTTGAAGTCGTGCCCAACGGTGCCTTTCGGGAAAGAGAGACCCAGCTAGGGCGGGCCGCCGCTTCCCTGCGCACCAAGACCATGGCCGATCTGCTCGCCTCGCAGGGGGACGTTGACGGCGCACTGGAAATTTATCGCGAATTGATGCATTCAACGGTCTCCGACGATCGGAGAGCGGAGTTGAGCAAGCGTATCGCCGAGCTGGAGGAGCGCGACGGAGTCGAACCGGCGCCGCGCGAGGACGCCTTCAGCGCCCATGCCAAGAACCGTCTCATCTCCACCTTGGAAACCCTGGCGTCCCGTTTCGAAGCCCGGGTGCAGAATTAG
- the bamD gene encoding outer membrane protein assembly factor BamD → MRVAYVTAFLFVLLLSSGCSLIDSIFLPPPEDTAQEIYEAGMDAMDAKEYDNAQEYFNKLKDRFPFSPYALKAELALGDAYFLDEKFMMALDAYKEFEALHPSNEEIPYVLFQIGYANYELFQSIDRRQENIKEGLEYFYRLRETYPDSKYAETAKDLITKSRRILAEHEVFVADFFWRTEQYGPAWHRYQYVVENFSDIPDLRDYARKRAEYSYFEYQKTLSEEERQRIQDSWKLWLKKWL, encoded by the coding sequence ATGCGTGTAGCGTATGTTACGGCGTTCCTGTTCGTCCTCTTGCTGTCATCCGGCTGTTCGCTGATCGACAGCATTTTCCTGCCGCCGCCCGAAGACACGGCCCAGGAAATCTACGAGGCGGGCATGGATGCCATGGACGCCAAGGAGTACGACAACGCCCAGGAGTACTTCAACAAGCTCAAGGATCGTTTTCCCTTCAGTCCCTATGCGCTCAAGGCGGAACTGGCCCTTGGCGATGCGTATTTTCTGGACGAGAAATTCATGATGGCATTGGACGCCTACAAGGAATTCGAGGCGTTGCACCCGAGCAACGAAGAGATCCCCTATGTCCTGTTCCAGATCGGATATGCCAACTATGAACTCTTCCAGTCCATTGACCGTCGTCAGGAAAATATCAAGGAAGGGCTGGAGTACTTCTACCGCCTGCGCGAAACGTATCCCGATTCCAAATACGCGGAGACGGCCAAGGATCTGATCACCAAGAGCCGGAGAATTCTCGCCGAACATGAAGTGTTTGTGGCGGACTTCTTCTGGCGGACGGAACAGTATGGTCCCGCCTGGCATCGCTATCAGTATGTGGTTGAGAACTTCTCAGACATACCGGATTTGCGCGATTACGCGCGCAAACGGGCGGAATATTCCTACTTTGAATATCAGAAGACCTTGTCGGAAGAGGAGCGACAGCGTATTCAGGACAGTTGGAAGCTGTGGCTCAAAAAATGGCTTTAA
- a CDS encoding Mrp/NBP35 family ATP-binding protein has protein sequence MSNCSSGSCGSSGKGDQKSARMQIQDEMIKSTLEKIKYKLFIMSGKGGVGKSSVSVNVAAALAAKGFKVGILDVDIHGPSVPTLLGLSGQLDMDRGSLVIPKKYNENLHVVSMESLLKDPDQAVLWRGPMKTSAIRQFISDTQWGELDFLVIDSPPGTGDEPMTVLKTVPEALAVVVTTPQEVSLSDVRKSINFLQYAKANVLGVVENMSGLVCPHCHESIDLFKKGGGKDLAEKYGLEFLGEIPLDPATVVAGDLGKPVVLLEEESFAKKAFTELADTIADAAAKSLEAASTTHA, from the coding sequence ATGAGTAATTGCAGTTCCGGCTCCTGCGGGAGCAGCGGCAAGGGCGACCAGAAGAGTGCCCGCATGCAGATTCAGGACGAAATGATCAAGTCCACCCTGGAGAAGATCAAGTACAAGTTGTTCATCATGTCCGGCAAGGGCGGGGTGGGGAAGAGCTCTGTTTCGGTCAACGTGGCGGCGGCCCTGGCCGCCAAGGGATTCAAAGTCGGCATCCTCGACGTGGATATTCACGGTCCCAGTGTGCCGACGCTTCTGGGACTTTCCGGCCAGTTGGACATGGACCGTGGCTCTCTGGTCATCCCCAAGAAGTACAACGAGAATCTCCACGTAGTCTCCATGGAGTCCCTGCTCAAGGACCCGGACCAGGCAGTGCTGTGGCGCGGTCCCATGAAGACTTCGGCCATCCGGCAGTTTATCTCGGATACCCAGTGGGGCGAGCTTGACTTTCTGGTTATCGATTCTCCGCCCGGCACCGGCGACGAACCCATGACTGTGCTCAAGACCGTGCCCGAGGCTCTGGCCGTGGTCGTGACCACGCCTCAGGAGGTCTCCCTCTCCGACGTGCGCAAGTCCATCAACTTCCTTCAATACGCCAAGGCCAACGTGCTTGGTGTGGTGGAGAACATGTCCGGTCTTGTCTGCCCGCATTGCCACGAGTCCATCGACCTGTTCAAGAAGGGCGGCGGCAAGGATCTGGCCGAGAAGTATGGCCTGGAGTTCCTCGGCGAAATCCCATTGGATCCGGCCACTGTTGTGGCTGGCGACCTGGGCAAGCCTGTGGTACTGCTGGAGGAGGAATCGTTCGCCAAGAAGGCTTTCACCGAACTTGCGGACACCATCGCCGATGCCGCCGCCAAGAGCCTGGAAGCGGCGTCCACCACCCATGCCTAG
- a CDS encoding DUF2062 domain-containing protein, translated as MADLKRHLPPEAPQQARPDWWSRLKRWTKYWYLRLMRQKSSARNLAAAMALGMFIGALPIIPFQSVVVIGLAFLFRVNKLAAWLATCYSNAFTMVPFYYFLYKVGSVVTPLNVAFDPNNLAMEKMISAGWDVFLVMLAGGLAFGIPATIITYFVSLFAIRKYRERRALRLLRKRTGN; from the coding sequence GTGGCGGATTTGAAGAGGCACTTGCCGCCGGAGGCGCCGCAACAGGCCCGTCCGGACTGGTGGAGCAGACTGAAGAGATGGACCAAGTATTGGTATCTCCGGCTCATGCGACAGAAGTCGTCGGCCAGGAATCTGGCGGCGGCCATGGCGCTTGGGATGTTCATCGGCGCATTGCCCATCATTCCGTTCCAGTCGGTGGTGGTTATCGGATTGGCTTTTCTTTTCAGGGTGAACAAGCTCGCGGCCTGGCTCGCTACCTGCTATTCCAACGCCTTCACCATGGTTCCGTTCTACTATTTTCTCTACAAGGTCGGCAGCGTGGTGACGCCTTTGAATGTGGCGTTCGACCCCAACAACCTAGCCATGGAGAAGATGATCTCCGCCGGTTGGGACGTTTTCCTCGTCATGCTGGCTGGCGGATTGGCTTTCGGAATACCAGCCACTATCATCACCTATTTCGTTTCTTTATTCGCCATCCGCAAGTACCGCGAGCGTAGGGCGTTGCGGCTTCTGCGAAAGCGGACAGGTAATTGA
- the trxA gene encoding thioredoxin: protein MANQITDGNFEQEVLKSDVPVLIDFWAPWCGPCRAMGPVIDELAEEYDGQVKIVKMNVDENSATPGKYGIRAIPTLILFKDGEVVDQSTGAVSKSSIKEMITKKAL from the coding sequence ATGGCTAATCAAATCACGGATGGCAATTTCGAACAGGAAGTACTGAAGAGCGATGTTCCTGTCCTTATTGATTTCTGGGCTCCCTGGTGTGGCCCCTGTCGGGCCATGGGACCGGTCATCGATGAACTGGCGGAGGAATATGACGGTCAGGTCAAAATCGTTAAGATGAACGTTGACGAGAATTCCGCCACTCCCGGCAAGTACGGCATCCGCGCCATCCCCACCCTGATCCTGTTCAAGGACGGCGAAGTCGTGGACCAGTCCACCGGAGCCGTGTCCAAGAGCAGCATCAAGGAAATGATCACCAAGAAGGCACTGTAA